In Sulfitobacter sp. OXR-159, one DNA window encodes the following:
- a CDS encoding error-prone DNA polymerase, translating into MPEQEGHKRRTLGEDGFAAPPRAEYVEFGLASCFSFLRAASDAVDLIEMAYHHGYDSLGIADHNTLAGVVRLHVEAEKAHIRPLIGARLVLLCGTELLTYPQDRAAYARLSTLLSAGKMQSVDGAWQQKGETHLTLEMLSQHAEGLHLILMPPENLDVFAAGLPRLVKALPEMHHIGASFLYRGDDRARINRLDALARAHGLRILATNDVLYHARHRRPLQDVMVAIREGVIVPKAGYLLAANAERHLKSPEAMARLFTDWPHAIAETRRLADRVTFRLTDLAYEYPHEIVPEGRSPMEELARLTWEGAARRYPQGVPEAVTKTIEKEFALISAKKIARYFLTIYDIVRFAREEAEPPILCQGRGSAANSAVCFCLGITSVDPAVHNLLFERFLSEERDEPPDIDVDFEHERREEVIQYMYGKYGRHRAGLCATVIHYRPRSAIREVGKAMGLSEDVTSKLAGTIWGSFEGQMDDARAREAGLDLSDPYLRMVLKLASQMIGMPRHLSQHVGGFILTERPLTEIVPIGNGAMPERSFIEWDKDDIDALQIFKVDILALGMLTCIAKCFDLIEAHYDRPLELATVPVEDHEDDATGRPTYDMLCRGDSLGVFQVESRAQMAMLPKLRPRVFYDLVIEVAIVRPGPIQGDMVHPYLRRRQGMESVVYPAPGPAYPQDELFSILSRTLGVPIFQEQAMKISIDAAQFSPTEANELRKAMATFRSRGTIEKLQDKMVGRMTKRGYDPVFAQRCFDQIKGFGEYGFPESHAASFAKLVYVSSWMKCHYPAAFACALLNSQPMGFYAPAQIVRDAREHQVEVRAVDVNYSDWNCTLEPCGDGFALRLGLRMVDGLQEKAAARIMDRREAPFADVEDLKTRAGLDAKAIRQLAAADTMRSMGIDRRQALWQAQGLRDAPALPIFDHAEAAAQGPEPEVTLPVMPKAEQVVADYQTLRLSLKAHPMSFYRSSLAAQGFASARDLGRMGHGRRVKLAGLVLVRQKPGSAKGVCFITLEDECGVANLVIWPNMFKLYRPTIMAARLLVVEGRVQTDGRVIHVVADRLEDRSDRLASLSDAPMPGITTRGDHPTHPLPGQVAIHSHPRDARVIPKSRDFH; encoded by the coding sequence ATGCCCGAGCAAGAAGGACATAAACGCCGAACGCTGGGCGAAGACGGTTTTGCCGCCCCGCCGCGGGCGGAGTACGTGGAGTTTGGGCTGGCCAGTTGCTTTTCCTTCCTGCGCGCGGCCTCCGACGCCGTGGACCTGATCGAGATGGCCTATCACCACGGCTATGACAGCCTCGGCATCGCGGATCACAACACGCTGGCAGGTGTGGTGCGGCTGCATGTGGAGGCGGAAAAGGCCCATATCCGCCCCCTGATCGGTGCGCGGCTGGTGCTGCTTTGTGGGACTGAACTGCTGACCTACCCGCAAGATCGCGCCGCCTATGCGCGGCTCTCGACCTTGCTGTCGGCGGGCAAGATGCAATCGGTGGACGGCGCATGGCAGCAAAAGGGTGAGACCCATCTGACGCTGGAGATGCTGAGCCAACACGCCGAAGGGCTGCACCTCATCCTCATGCCACCCGAAAACCTTGATGTCTTTGCCGCTGGCCTGCCGCGTCTGGTGAAAGCGCTGCCGGAGATGCACCATATCGGGGCGAGTTTCCTCTACCGAGGAGATGACCGGGCGCGGATCAACCGGCTCGATGCACTGGCCCGCGCCCATGGGCTGAGGATTTTGGCCACCAATGACGTGCTCTATCACGCGCGCCACCGGCGGCCCTTGCAAGACGTGATGGTGGCGATCCGCGAAGGCGTGATCGTGCCGAAAGCGGGCTATCTCTTGGCCGCCAATGCCGAGCGGCACCTGAAATCGCCCGAGGCGATGGCCCGCCTCTTCACCGACTGGCCCCATGCCATCGCCGAGACGCGCCGGCTGGCGGACAGGGTCACCTTTCGCCTCACCGATCTGGCCTACGAATACCCGCATGAGATCGTCCCCGAAGGCCGCAGCCCGATGGAGGAATTGGCGCGGCTGACATGGGAGGGTGCCGCCCGCCGCTACCCGCAAGGCGTGCCCGAGGCGGTGACCAAGACGATCGAGAAGGAATTCGCGCTCATCTCCGCCAAAAAGATCGCCCGCTATTTCCTGACCATCTACGACATCGTGCGCTTTGCCCGCGAGGAAGCTGAGCCGCCGATCCTCTGCCAAGGGCGCGGCTCGGCGGCTAATTCGGCGGTCTGTTTCTGCCTCGGCATCACCTCGGTCGACCCGGCGGTGCACAACCTGCTGTTCGAGCGGTTCCTCAGCGAAGAACGCGATGAGCCGCCCGACATCGACGTGGATTTCGAACATGAGCGGCGCGAAGAGGTCATCCAATACATGTACGGCAAATACGGCCGCCACCGCGCCGGGCTTTGCGCCACGGTGATCCACTACCGCCCGCGCTCGGCCATTCGCGAGGTCGGCAAGGCGATGGGGCTTTCCGAAGACGTTACCTCGAAACTCGCGGGCACGATCTGGGGCAGTTTCGAGGGCCAGATGGACGACGCCCGCGCCCGCGAGGCGGGGTTGGACCTCTCCGACCCCTATCTACGCATGGTCCTGAAACTGGCCTCCCAAATGATCGGCATGCCGCGCCACCTGAGCCAGCACGTCGGCGGCTTTATCCTGACCGAACGCCCCCTGACCGAGATCGTGCCCATCGGCAACGGCGCCATGCCCGAGCGCAGTTTCATCGAATGGGACAAGGACGACATCGACGCGCTGCAGATCTTCAAGGTCGATATCCTCGCCCTTGGCATGCTCACCTGTATCGCCAAATGCTTTGATCTGATCGAGGCGCATTACGACCGCCCGCTGGAACTGGCCACCGTCCCGGTGGAGGATCACGAGGACGACGCCACCGGGCGACCCACCTACGACATGCTCTGCCGCGGCGACAGTCTGGGTGTCTTTCAGGTGGAAAGCCGTGCGCAGATGGCCATGCTGCCGAAACTGCGCCCGCGGGTCTTTTACGATCTGGTGATCGAGGTCGCCATCGTCCGCCCCGGCCCGATCCAAGGCGACATGGTCCACCCCTATCTGCGCCGCCGCCAGGGGATGGAGAGCGTCGTCTACCCCGCCCCCGGCCCGGCCTATCCGCAGGACGAGTTGTTCAGCATCCTCAGCCGGACGCTGGGCGTGCCGATCTTTCAGGAACAGGCGATGAAAATCTCCATCGACGCGGCACAGTTTTCCCCGACCGAGGCCAATGAGCTGCGCAAGGCCATGGCCACCTTCCGCTCGCGCGGGACGATCGAGAAGCTGCAAGACAAGATGGTGGGCCGGATGACCAAACGCGGCTATGACCCGGTCTTTGCGCAGCGCTGTTTTGACCAGATCAAGGGGTTCGGTGAATATGGCTTCCCCGAGAGCCATGCAGCGAGTTTTGCCAAGCTGGTCTATGTCTCAAGTTGGATGAAATGCCACTACCCGGCGGCCTTTGCCTGCGCGCTGCTGAACTCCCAGCCGATGGGATTTTATGCGCCCGCCCAGATTGTGCGCGACGCCCGCGAGCATCAGGTTGAGGTGCGCGCGGTTGATGTGAATTACTCCGATTGGAACTGCACGCTGGAGCCCTGCGGCGACGGTTTTGCCCTGCGGCTGGGGCTGCGCATGGTGGACGGGTTGCAGGAAAAAGCCGCCGCGCGGATCATGGACCGGCGCGAGGCGCCGTTCGCGGATGTCGAAGACCTCAAGACCCGCGCCGGCCTCGACGCCAAGGCAATCCGCCAGCTTGCCGCCGCCGACACGATGCGGAGCATGGGGATCGACCGGCGCCAAGCGCTCTGGCAAGCGCAAGGGCTGCGCGACGCGCCCGCCTTGCCGATCTTTGACCATGCCGAGGCCGCGGCTCAGGGGCCGGAGCCCGAGGTCACCCTACCGGTGATGCCGAAGGCCGAACAGGTCGTGGCCGATTACCAAACCCTGCGGCTCTCGCTCAAGGCGCATCCAATGTCCTTTTACCGCAGCAGCCTTGCCGCGCAGGGGTTTGCTTCGGCCCGCGATTTGGGGCGAATGGGCCACGGGCGGCGGGTGAAACTCGCCGGGCTGGTGCTGGTGCGCCAGAAACCCGGCAGCGCCAAGGGGGTCTGTTTCATCACGCTGGAGGATGAATGCGGCGTGGCGAACCTCGTGATCTGGCCCAATATGTTCAAGCTTTACCGCCCCACGATCATGGCCGCGCGGCTGCTGGTGGTCGAAGGGCGCGTGCAGACCGACGGGCGGGTGATCCATGTGGTGGCCGACCGGCTTGAGGACCGCTCTGACAGGCTTGCATCGCTGTCGGACGCACCGATGCCCGGCATCACCACGCGGGGCGATCACCCGACCCATCCGCTGCCCGGTCAGGTGGCGATACATAGCCATCCGCGCGATGCGCGGGTGATCCCGAAGTCGCGGGATTTTCATTAA
- the thiD gene encoding bifunctional hydroxymethylpyrimidine kinase/phosphomethylpyrimidine kinase translates to MAFQALTIAGSDSGGGAGIQADLKTFSALGVYGASVLTAVTAQNTHAVTGVEMISPKMIRAQMAAVFDDLAIGAVKIGMLGDPETITAVAEGLAGCAAPVVLDPVMVAKSGDALLSAEAVATLRDRMLPLAHVLTPNLPEAARLLDRPEATDEAAMLEQGRALLSAGPGAVLMKGGHGKGETCVDLLITADETLRLSAPRQHTANTHGTGCTLSAAIAAGLARGQTLQDAVQAAHAYLQRAITAADTLNIGSGHGPVHHFHAVWSHE, encoded by the coding sequence ATGGCGTTTCAAGCACTAACAATTGCGGGGTCCGACAGCGGCGGCGGGGCGGGGATTCAGGCCGATCTCAAGACCTTCAGCGCGCTTGGCGTTTACGGGGCCAGCGTGCTCACCGCCGTGACGGCGCAAAACACCCACGCGGTGACCGGGGTTGAGATGATCTCCCCCAAAATGATCCGGGCACAGATGGCGGCAGTCTTTGATGATCTGGCAATCGGTGCGGTGAAGATCGGCATGTTGGGCGATCCTGAAACGATCACCGCCGTGGCCGAGGGACTGGCGGGCTGCGCCGCGCCTGTGGTACTCGACCCGGTGATGGTGGCAAAATCCGGCGATGCGCTGCTCTCTGCCGAGGCTGTGGCGACCCTGCGTGACCGGATGCTCCCCTTGGCCCATGTACTAACGCCAAACCTGCCCGAGGCCGCACGGCTGCTGGACAGGCCGGAAGCCACCGATGAGGCCGCCATGTTGGAACAGGGCCGCGCCCTGCTCTCTGCCGGTCCCGGCGCGGTGCTGATGAAGGGTGGGCATGGCAAGGGCGAGACCTGCGTCGATCTGCTGATCACCGCGGATGAAACCCTGCGCCTTTCCGCGCCCCGCCAGCACACCGCCAACACCCACGGCACCGGCTGCACCCTTTCTGCCGCCATCGCCGCGGGTCTGGCGCGGGGGCAGACACTGCAAGACGCCGTACAGGCGGCCCACGCCTATCTGCAACGCGCCATTACTGCTGCCGACACCCTCAACATCGGCAGCGGCCACGGTCCGGTCCACCACTTCCACGCGGTTTGGTCCCATGAGTGA
- a CDS encoding FAD-dependent oxidoreductase, whose translation MSDVTIIGAGVAGLWAARACLAQGLRPRLVDRKGTPGPHGCSWWAGGMLAPFCEGALSEPAVVTNGRRAAALWSEITEVTHRGTLVLAPERDRAEIQRFADRTKSHSTCDAEAIAALEPDLAGRHRRGLFFAEEAHLNPRQALHDLSQTLAAQGVKVETTPLTPSEVTGPVIDCRGMAASADLPGLRAVRGEMILLRAPDVTLTRPIRLLHPRHPLYVVPRGNGIYMLGATQIESASRAQMTARSALELLSAAYALDPRFAEAEIIEMGADLRPAFADNLPGIVQRGATLYLNGLFRHGFLMAPALAEQAAAFLATATAGDLFREN comes from the coding sequence ATGAGTGACGTCACCATCATCGGCGCAGGCGTTGCGGGGCTTTGGGCCGCGCGGGCCTGTCTGGCGCAGGGGCTGCGGCCCCGGTTGGTCGACCGCAAAGGCACGCCCGGGCCGCATGGCTGTTCATGGTGGGCGGGCGGGATGCTCGCGCCCTTTTGCGAAGGCGCGCTGAGCGAGCCTGCGGTGGTGACCAACGGGCGGCGTGCCGCGGCGCTCTGGTCTGAGATCACCGAGGTCACCCACAGGGGCACGCTGGTCCTCGCCCCGGAACGGGACCGCGCTGAGATCCAGCGGTTTGCCGACCGGACCAAAAGCCACAGCACTTGCGATGCCGAGGCCATCGCGGCCCTAGAACCGGACCTCGCAGGGCGTCATCGGCGCGGGCTGTTCTTTGCCGAAGAAGCGCATCTGAACCCGCGCCAAGCGCTGCATGATCTGTCCCAAACGCTCGCCGCCCAAGGGGTGAAGGTCGAGACCACGCCCCTCACCCCTTCGGAGGTCACAGGCCCGGTGATCGACTGCCGTGGCATGGCCGCCAGCGCCGACCTGCCCGGTCTGCGGGCGGTGCGCGGTGAGATGATCTTGCTGCGAGCGCCTGATGTAACTCTCACCCGCCCGATCCGCCTGTTGCACCCGCGCCACCCGCTTTACGTCGTGCCGCGCGGGAACGGAATTTACATGCTGGGCGCAACCCAGATCGAAAGCGCCAGCCGCGCCCAAATGACCGCGCGCTCGGCGCTGGAACTGCTCTCGGCGGCCTATGCGCTCGATCCGCGCTTTGCCGAAGCCGAGATCATTGAGATGGGCGCCGACCTGCGCCCGGCCTTTGCCGACAACCTGCCCGGCATCGTGCAACGCGGCGCGACGCTGTACCTTAACGGATTGTTTCGGCACGGATTTTTGATGGCACCGGCCTTGGCAGAACAGGCCGCAGCCTTTCTTGCAACAGCGACAGCGGGGGATTTATTTCGTGAAAATTGA
- the thiS gene encoding sulfur carrier protein ThiS: MKIEVNGEAREVTATQLNAVLVELGWGEAKVATALNGNFVPAGARGATTLSDGDQLEVLSAMQGG; the protein is encoded by the coding sequence GTGAAAATTGAAGTGAACGGCGAAGCGCGTGAGGTCACTGCCACGCAGCTTAACGCGGTCTTGGTGGAGCTTGGCTGGGGCGAAGCCAAGGTCGCCACCGCACTCAACGGCAATTTCGTCCCCGCAGGCGCGCGGGGCGCGACGACGCTCAGTGACGGCGACCAGCTCGAAGTGCTCAGCGCCATGCAGGGGGGCTGA
- a CDS encoding thiazole synthase, producing MRDFYGTTLPLPLMLGTARYPSPAVMEAAFRQSAAPVATVSLRREQGAGQAFWDMVRGLGVHLLPNTAGCHSAREAITTAQMAREYFGTNWIKLEVIGHADTLQPDPFGLVEAAEALCADGFEVFPYTTEDQVLAGRLVDAGCRVLMPWGAPIGSGLGLNNLHGLRSLRAAFPEVAMVIDAGLGLPSHAAQALEMGFDAVLLNTAVAEARDPAAMAEAFALACRAGALAAASGPMGQRDMAVPSTPVIGKAWL from the coding sequence ATGCGCGATTTCTACGGCACCACCCTGCCCCTGCCGCTGATGCTGGGCACCGCGCGCTACCCCTCGCCCGCGGTGATGGAGGCCGCCTTTCGCCAAAGTGCCGCCCCGGTCGCAACCGTTTCGCTGCGCCGCGAACAGGGCGCGGGTCAGGCGTTTTGGGATATGGTGCGCGGGCTCGGCGTGCATCTGCTGCCCAACACTGCCGGTTGCCATTCGGCGCGGGAGGCGATCACCACGGCACAGATGGCGCGGGAGTATTTCGGGACCAATTGGATCAAGCTTGAGGTCATCGGCCATGCCGACACGCTGCAGCCTGACCCCTTCGGGCTCGTCGAGGCTGCCGAGGCGCTTTGCGCCGATGGGTTCGAGGTCTTTCCCTATACCACCGAAGATCAGGTGTTGGCCGGGCGGCTTGTCGATGCGGGTTGCCGGGTGTTGATGCCTTGGGGCGCGCCGATTGGGTCAGGGCTGGGGCTGAACAACCTGCACGGGCTGCGCAGCCTGCGGGCGGCATTTCCGGAGGTGGCCATGGTGATCGACGCGGGCCTCGGCCTGCCCAGCCATGCCGCGCAGGCGCTTGAGATGGGGTTCGACGCGGTGCTCCTCAACACCGCCGTCGCCGAAGCCCGCGACCCCGCTGCCATGGCCGAGGCCTTTGCGCTGGCCTGCCGCGCGGGGGCGCTTGCCGCCGCCTCCGGCCCCATGGGCCAGCGCGATATGGCGGTGCCCTCCACCCCCGTCATCGGAAAGGCTTGGCTATGA
- a CDS encoding thiamine phosphate synthase, translated as MTLPRFYPVFDSAAWVARAVPLGVKLVQLRVKDAPHDLLRDEITTALDLCRQHGALLVVNDHWQLAIELGAEWLHLGQEDLDTADIPAIRRAGLKLGLSTHDHAELDRALALSPDYIALGPVYPTILKKMKWTEQGLDRLTEWKARIGDIPLCAIGGMSVARAPGAFAAGADTVAAVTDITLNADPEARMREWLKVTA; from the coding sequence ATGACCCTGCCGCGTTTTTATCCCGTTTTTGACAGTGCTGCATGGGTTGCGCGGGCGGTGCCCTTGGGCGTCAAGCTGGTGCAGTTGCGCGTCAAAGACGCGCCCCATGACCTGCTGCGCGATGAGATCACCACCGCGCTCGACCTCTGCCGCCAGCACGGCGCGCTGCTGGTGGTGAATGACCACTGGCAACTGGCGATCGAACTGGGGGCCGAGTGGCTGCATCTGGGCCAAGAGGATCTGGACACAGCCGACATCCCCGCGATCCGCCGCGCGGGGCTGAAACTGGGCCTCTCCACCCATGACCACGCCGAACTTGACCGCGCGCTGGCCCTCTCCCCCGATTACATCGCCCTGGGTCCGGTCTATCCGACCATTCTGAAAAAGATGAAATGGACCGAACAGGGCCTCGACCGGCTGACCGAATGGAAGGCGCGGATCGGGGATATCCCGCTTTGCGCCATCGGCGGGATGAGCGTCGCCCGCGCGCCGGGGGCCTTTGCCGCCGGGGCCGATACAGTGGCGGCGGTCACGGATATCACGCTGAATGCCGACCCCGAAGCGCGGATGCGCGAATGGCTCAAGGTGACGGCATGA
- a CDS encoding HesA/MoeB/ThiF family protein translates to MSRYARQTILPQVGAEGQERLTAAHVLVVGAGALAVPVLQYLVGAGVGQITLVDGDVVAMSNLHRQPLYRMGDIGRPKVTAAAEAMAALNPEVTLTPRAEWLTPANAPGLLAECDIALDCADTFAASLTLSDLALAQGKPLISASALGLSGYVGGFCGPAPSLRAIFPDLPQTAATCATAGVLGPVVGIIGAAQTQMALSVLLGLSPSPLGQLMIWDAAQWRMSGFRFESAPEPASPVNFIAESQIAPRDMVIDLRAEAPAPFSAQARHVPPEALPDLPLPPHTPRIVLACRTGLRAHHAANTLRACWPGEIALLALPGA, encoded by the coding sequence ATGAGCCGCTACGCCCGCCAGACCATTCTGCCGCAGGTCGGTGCCGAGGGGCAGGAACGGCTTACCGCCGCGCATGTGCTGGTCGTTGGTGCCGGAGCGCTGGCGGTGCCGGTGCTGCAATATCTCGTCGGGGCCGGTGTTGGGCAGATCACATTGGTCGATGGCGATGTGGTGGCGATGAGTAACCTGCACCGCCAACCGCTCTACCGGATGGGCGATATCGGTAGGCCCAAGGTCACCGCCGCGGCAGAGGCGATGGCGGCGCTGAACCCGGAGGTGACGCTCACCCCGCGTGCTGAATGGCTTACCCCCGCCAACGCCCCCGGATTGCTGGCGGAGTGCGATATTGCCCTCGACTGCGCGGATACTTTCGCCGCGAGCCTAACGCTTTCGGATCTGGCCTTGGCGCAAGGCAAGCCACTGATCTCGGCTTCGGCGCTTGGGCTGTCGGGCTATGTTGGCGGCTTTTGCGGGCCTGCCCCCTCTCTCCGCGCGATTTTCCCTGATTTGCCGCAGACGGCGGCCACCTGTGCCACGGCGGGCGTCTTGGGCCCCGTGGTGGGAATAATCGGCGCGGCGCAGACGCAGATGGCGCTGTCGGTGCTGCTGGGGCTGTCGCCTTCTCCGCTCGGGCAGCTGATGATCTGGGACGCCGCACAATGGCGGATGTCGGGCTTTCGCTTTGAAAGCGCTCCCGAACCTGCGTCGCCCGTAAATTTCATCGCCGAGAGCCAGATCGCCCCGCGCGATATGGTCATTGACCTGCGCGCCGAAGCGCCCGCGCCCTTCTCAGCCCAAGCGCGCCATGTCCCCCCCGAGGCGCTGCCGGACCTGCCGCTGCCCCCACACACACCGCGCATCGTGCTCGCCTGCCGCACCGGCCTGCGCGCGCATCACGCGGCCAACACCCTCCGCGCCTGCTGGCCGGGAGAAATCGCCCTGCTGGCCCTGCCCGGTGCCTGA
- a CDS encoding ABC transporter substrate-binding protein: MKHILTPLALTLIAAPALAQDKMTVMLDWFINPDHGPIILADEKGYFTDAGLEVELISPADPNEPPRMVAAGRVDLAVSYQPELHLAQREGLDIRRVGTLIETPLTCLVVRADGPVQKVADLKGRKVGFAVSGVQEMLLDAMLSHHGVAPSEVEQINIGWSISPALMSGQVDGVIGAFRNFELNQMQIEGHEGRCFYPEAEGVPAYDELIYVAHAEEMDREMIARFLRATERAAADIVNDPAASGETFFASDAELRNELNTRAWEDTWPRFATRPAAVDHGRYDRFEAFMQESGVVETVIPAADLVVDVTAQAKP, translated from the coding sequence GTGAAACACATCCTTACCCCCCTCGCCCTGACATTGATCGCCGCCCCGGCCTTGGCCCAAGACAAGATGACCGTCATGCTGGACTGGTTCATCAACCCTGACCACGGGCCGATCATTCTGGCCGATGAAAAGGGCTATTTCACCGATGCGGGGCTGGAGGTTGAACTGATCTCTCCTGCCGACCCGAACGAGCCGCCGCGCATGGTGGCGGCGGGCCGGGTGGATCTGGCGGTCTCCTACCAGCCAGAGCTGCACCTTGCGCAGCGCGAAGGGCTGGACATCCGCCGTGTCGGCACGCTGATTGAGACCCCGCTGACCTGCCTTGTCGTGCGCGCGGATGGTCCCGTGCAAAAGGTGGCCGACCTTAAGGGCCGCAAGGTGGGGTTTGCGGTATCAGGCGTGCAAGAAATGCTGCTGGACGCGATGCTGAGCCACCATGGCGTGGCCCCCTCTGAGGTTGAGCAGATCAATATCGGCTGGTCGATCTCGCCCGCTTTGATGTCGGGTCAGGTCGACGGCGTGATCGGCGCGTTCCGCAATTTCGAGTTGAACCAGATGCAGATCGAAGGCCATGAGGGCCGTTGCTTTTATCCCGAGGCCGAAGGCGTGCCCGCCTATGACGAGCTGATCTATGTCGCCCATGCCGAGGAGATGGACCGCGAGATGATCGCGCGCTTCCTGCGTGCCACCGAACGTGCCGCGGCCGATATCGTCAACGATCCGGCTGCCAGCGGCGAGACCTTTTTTGCCTCCGATGCCGAGTTGCGCAACGAGCTGAACACCCGCGCATGGGAAGACACATGGCCGCGTTTCGCCACCCGCCCCGCCGCCGTGGATCATGGGCGCTACGACCGGTTCGAGGCTTTCATGCAGGAAAGCGGTGTGGTCGAGACCGTGATCCCCGCCGCTGATCTGGTGGTCGATGTCACCGCGCAGGCCAAGCCATGA
- a CDS encoding TenA family protein, producing the protein MTAPDYGDAFAAWRSGAGEAWRDYIRHAFVEELRAGTLPQASYLHYLRQDYVFLIHFARAWALAAAKAETLDEMAAASATVHALVHVEMPLHVETCARQGIDRATLEATAEAPGNLAYTRYVLEAGYSGDFLDLMAALAPCMLGYGEIGLSLRGNDGPYADWCAVYGGEDYQALCRDVGALIDGALRRRLSAEWKTLPRAKTLQERFNTATRLEVGFWGMALAPAAP; encoded by the coding sequence ATGACGGCACCCGACTACGGCGATGCCTTTGCCGCATGGCGCAGCGGCGCCGGAGAGGCGTGGCGGGACTACATCCGCCATGCCTTTGTCGAAGAGCTGCGCGCGGGGACGCTGCCACAGGCCAGCTATCTGCACTATCTACGGCAGGACTATGTCTTTCTGATCCACTTCGCCCGCGCATGGGCGCTCGCCGCAGCCAAGGCGGAAACGCTGGATGAGATGGCCGCAGCCAGTGCCACGGTTCATGCGCTTGTTCATGTAGAGATGCCACTGCATGTGGAAACCTGTGCCCGCCAAGGCATCGACCGCGCCACGCTTGAGGCCACGGCAGAGGCACCGGGCAACCTCGCCTATACACGCTATGTGTTAGAGGCAGGCTATTCCGGTGATTTCCTTGATCTGATGGCCGCACTTGCGCCCTGTATGTTGGGCTATGGTGAGATTGGGCTGAGCCTTCGGGGCAATGATGGCCCCTATGCCGATTGGTGCGCCGTCTATGGCGGTGAAGATTACCAAGCGCTTTGCCGGGATGTTGGTGCTTTGATCGACGGCGCATTGCGGCGGCGTCTGAGCGCGGAATGGAAAACACTGCCGCGCGCCAAAACCCTGCAAGAGCGTTTCAATACCGCGACCCGGCTTGAGGTTGGTTTCTGGGGCATGGCGCTTGCGCCCGCCGCACCATGA
- a CDS encoding ABC transporter ATP-binding protein, which yields MTAPAIHLSGALQGAAAPLIDRFDITFRAGQWNVLLGPSGVGKTSLLRLLAGLPSAARLNGRIAADDDRPLAPRVALMAQDDQLLPWASAMENVTIPARLRGARAVPDRATALLVDVGLAAEGGRKPAELSAGQRQRVALARTLYEDRPVVLLDEPFSALDVVTRLKMQDLAARLLCGRTVVLITHDPAEALRLADHAWVVSHQGITPCSLPEARPPREIDAPETLAAQADLLRRMGLAAPAQVA from the coding sequence ATGACGGCGCCTGCGATTCATCTGTCGGGTGCGCTGCAGGGGGCCGCTGCCCCCTTGATCGACAGGTTCGATATCACCTTCAGGGCCGGGCAATGGAACGTGCTGCTCGGCCCCTCCGGCGTTGGGAAAACGTCGCTGTTGCGCCTTCTGGCGGGCCTGCCCTCTGCCGCCCGCCTAAACGGGCGCATCGCAGCCGATGACGATCGGCCCCTCGCGCCCCGTGTCGCGTTGATGGCGCAGGATGATCAGTTGCTGCCATGGGCGAGCGCCATGGAAAATGTCACCATCCCCGCCCGCCTGCGTGGAGCGCGCGCGGTTCCTGACCGCGCCACTGCGCTTCTGGTCGATGTGGGCCTCGCCGCCGAAGGGGGCCGCAAACCCGCCGAGCTTTCCGCCGGTCAGCGCCAGCGCGTCGCCCTTGCGCGTACCCTCTACGAAGATCGCCCCGTTGTCCTGCTGGATGAACCCTTCTCTGCCCTCGACGTGGTGACCCGCCTTAAAATGCAAGACTTGGCGGCGCGGCTGCTTTGCGGGCGGACTGTCGTGCTGATTACCCATGACCCTGCCGAAGCCCTACGGCTGGCCGATCATGCGTGGGTCGTGAGCCACCAAGGGATCACGCCCTGCAGCCTGCCCGAAGCGCGTCCACCACGCGAGATCGACGCGCCTGAAACCCTCGCAGCCCAAGCCGATCTCCTCCGCCGGATGGGGCTGGCCGCACCCGCGCAGGTCGCTTAA